Proteins co-encoded in one Artemia franciscana chromosome 10, ASM3288406v1, whole genome shotgun sequence genomic window:
- the LOC136031743 gene encoding clavesin-2-like isoform X3: MVFRQSVQVIVYHHFHLSSKRSEMNDYLDFLEVSKAQNESLDVEQEQRKGSKKKKDDYATSLSLLKTRLTLLPEFDSSDVTEELIVSCLHARQRNVDAALELVCQAHIYNLTCLTAPLNEEHIFLALENCLPSVLDKKDQWGRPIIVVYANHWSPETLPFEIFHRAFTLTLDMLLMEKKNQESGVVVVTDWTDFTFKQTVYEDTCCWFEDIGSPLSQSIPSEIPCMSLRESALVREWNFDCFETIYYRRRSI; this comes from the exons ATGGTTTTCAGGCAATCTGTTCAAGTGATTGTTTATCACCACTTTCATTTAAGTTCTAAACGCTCAG AAATGAATGACTATTTGGACTTCCTAGAGGTGTCAAAAGCTCAAAATGAAAGTTTAGATGTTGAACAAGAACAAAGGAAGggatcaaaaaagaaaaaggatgatTATGCTACATCTCTCTCCCTCTTGAAAACAAGGCTCACATTGCTTCCGGAATTTG ATTCGTCGGACGTAACTGAAGAGTTAATTGTGTCGTGTTTGCATGCAAGACAGAGAAATGTGGACGCTGCTTTAGAACTTGTGTGTCAGGCCCACATATACAACCTAACCTGCCTTACAGCGCCTTTAAAT GAAGAACATATATTCTTAGCGTTAGAAAACTGTTTACCAAGCGTACTGGACAAGAAAGATCAATGGGGCAGACCCATCATTGTTGTCTATGCGAACCACTGGAGCCCTGAAACACTTCCCTTTGAAATTTTTCACCGAGCTTTTACGTTAACCTTGGATATGCTTTTGATggagaagaaaaatcaagaatCGGGAGTAGTGGTTGTCACTGATTGGACAGATTTCACGTTCAAGCAA ACAGTGTATGAAGATACCTGCTGCTGGTTTGAAGACATTGGTTCACCACTTTCACAAAGCATACCCAGTGAAATTCCATGCATGTCACTTCGTGAATCAGCCCTGGTACGTGAGTGGAATTTTGACTGTTTTGAGACAATTTACTACCGTAGAAGAAGCATCTAA
- the LOC136031743 gene encoding clavesin-2-like isoform X1 — protein MVFRQSVQVIVYHHFHLSSKRSEMNDYLDFLEVSKAQNESLDVEQEQRKGSKKKKDDYATSLSLLKTRLTLLPEFDSSDVTEELIVSCLHARQRNVDAALELVCQAHIYNLTCLTAPLNEEHIFLALENCLPSVLDKKDQWGRPIIVVYANHWSPETLPFEIFHRAFTLTLDMLLMEKKNQESGVVVVTDWTDFTFKQCMKIPAAGLKTLVHHFHKAYPVKFHACHFVNQPWYVSGILTVLRQFTTVEEASKLYLHGNNLSTLHDHIPKECLPAELGGECAPHNPRVWAETMKGFLADDSSQVNDESGSLWN, from the exons ATGGTTTTCAGGCAATCTGTTCAAGTGATTGTTTATCACCACTTTCATTTAAGTTCTAAACGCTCAG AAATGAATGACTATTTGGACTTCCTAGAGGTGTCAAAAGCTCAAAATGAAAGTTTAGATGTTGAACAAGAACAAAGGAAGggatcaaaaaagaaaaaggatgatTATGCTACATCTCTCTCCCTCTTGAAAACAAGGCTCACATTGCTTCCGGAATTTG ATTCGTCGGACGTAACTGAAGAGTTAATTGTGTCGTGTTTGCATGCAAGACAGAGAAATGTGGACGCTGCTTTAGAACTTGTGTGTCAGGCCCACATATACAACCTAACCTGCCTTACAGCGCCTTTAAAT GAAGAACATATATTCTTAGCGTTAGAAAACTGTTTACCAAGCGTACTGGACAAGAAAGATCAATGGGGCAGACCCATCATTGTTGTCTATGCGAACCACTGGAGCCCTGAAACACTTCCCTTTGAAATTTTTCACCGAGCTTTTACGTTAACCTTGGATATGCTTTTGATggagaagaaaaatcaagaatCGGGAGTAGTGGTTGTCACTGATTGGACAGATTTCACGTTCAAGCAA TGTATGAAGATACCTGCTGCTGGTTTGAAGACATTGGTTCACCACTTTCACAAAGCATACCCAGTGAAATTCCATGCATGTCACTTCGTGAATCAGCCCTGGTACGTGAGTGGAATTTTGACTGTTTTGAGACAATTTACTACCGTAGAAGAAGCATCTAAG CTTTACTTGCATGGAAATAACTTAAGCACACTGCATGACCACATACCAAAAGAGTGCTTGCCTGCAGAACTTGGAGGAGAATGCGCCCCGCACAACCCCAGAGTCTGGGCTGAGACAATGAAAGGGTTTTTGGCTGATGATTCTAGTCAAGTGAATGATGAATCTGGCTCTCTATGGAACTGA
- the LOC136031743 gene encoding clavesin-2-like isoform X2, whose product MNDYLDFLEVSKAQNESLDVEQEQRKGSKKKKDDYATSLSLLKTRLTLLPEFDSSDVTEELIVSCLHARQRNVDAALELVCQAHIYNLTCLTAPLNEEHIFLALENCLPSVLDKKDQWGRPIIVVYANHWSPETLPFEIFHRAFTLTLDMLLMEKKNQESGVVVVTDWTDFTFKQCMKIPAAGLKTLVHHFHKAYPVKFHACHFVNQPWYVSGILTVLRQFTTVEEASKLYLHGNNLSTLHDHIPKECLPAELGGECAPHNPRVWAETMKGFLADDSSQVNDESGSLWN is encoded by the exons ATGAATGACTATTTGGACTTCCTAGAGGTGTCAAAAGCTCAAAATGAAAGTTTAGATGTTGAACAAGAACAAAGGAAGggatcaaaaaagaaaaaggatgatTATGCTACATCTCTCTCCCTCTTGAAAACAAGGCTCACATTGCTTCCGGAATTTG ATTCGTCGGACGTAACTGAAGAGTTAATTGTGTCGTGTTTGCATGCAAGACAGAGAAATGTGGACGCTGCTTTAGAACTTGTGTGTCAGGCCCACATATACAACCTAACCTGCCTTACAGCGCCTTTAAAT GAAGAACATATATTCTTAGCGTTAGAAAACTGTTTACCAAGCGTACTGGACAAGAAAGATCAATGGGGCAGACCCATCATTGTTGTCTATGCGAACCACTGGAGCCCTGAAACACTTCCCTTTGAAATTTTTCACCGAGCTTTTACGTTAACCTTGGATATGCTTTTGATggagaagaaaaatcaagaatCGGGAGTAGTGGTTGTCACTGATTGGACAGATTTCACGTTCAAGCAA TGTATGAAGATACCTGCTGCTGGTTTGAAGACATTGGTTCACCACTTTCACAAAGCATACCCAGTGAAATTCCATGCATGTCACTTCGTGAATCAGCCCTGGTACGTGAGTGGAATTTTGACTGTTTTGAGACAATTTACTACCGTAGAAGAAGCATCTAAG CTTTACTTGCATGGAAATAACTTAAGCACACTGCATGACCACATACCAAAAGAGTGCTTGCCTGCAGAACTTGGAGGAGAATGCGCCCCGCACAACCCCAGAGTCTGGGCTGAGACAATGAAAGGGTTTTTGGCTGATGATTCTAGTCAAGTGAATGATGAATCTGGCTCTCTATGGAACTGA